From Streptomonospora salina, the proteins below share one genomic window:
- a CDS encoding transcriptional regulator, with amino-acid sequence MLMGPGSTGPLNARLIAAAYRDEQEATDKVLRLGSAIDAYLFASPVPYEFARKAGVLTMPATYVPLGGASLHEALLRATLDERLDPTRASLDVLSRSDVVEAYSEVDLPVDGIHVHEELTSVAQLTSFHEGLWRRKSTRMAITCVRGVAERLESMGVPAIRLRPTNAGVRSALQTAGLLGAHHRLEEAQLGVVIVDVPTLRDSSRRSTPRYWRDELRLSLQRLLLQEAHRINATAHPVDDHTFMVTATRGSLVSATEGFRQPPFVERIKAELGISIEVGIGMGRTTQDAETHARAALSRAQATRQSFAVDREGRSLVPAQRAPQRQSAEPLRTKGRETLLRLSEKIAEEDGPLVVDAENAGRMLGVTPRTARRLLRTLVEEGLAWPLPPNRTLQPGRPRQLYRLILEKLDKDKAGK; translated from the coding sequence ATGCTCATGGGACCGGGGTCCACGGGACCGCTCAACGCCAGACTGATCGCCGCCGCGTATCGAGATGAGCAAGAGGCGACCGACAAGGTGCTGCGCCTGGGTTCGGCGATCGACGCGTATCTGTTCGCCAGCCCCGTCCCTTACGAGTTCGCACGGAAGGCCGGCGTGCTGACCATGCCCGCCACGTACGTGCCCCTGGGCGGAGCCAGCCTGCACGAGGCCCTGCTGCGGGCCACTCTGGACGAGCGGCTCGATCCCACCCGGGCCAGTCTCGACGTACTCAGCCGGTCCGACGTCGTCGAGGCCTACTCCGAGGTCGATCTCCCCGTCGACGGCATCCACGTCCACGAGGAGCTCACCAGCGTCGCCCAGCTGACCTCGTTCCACGAAGGACTGTGGCGGCGCAAGTCCACCCGGATGGCGATCACCTGCGTGCGCGGGGTCGCCGAGCGGCTGGAGTCCATGGGCGTGCCGGCGATCCGGCTGCGGCCCACCAACGCCGGAGTGCGCAGCGCGCTGCAGACCGCCGGACTGCTGGGCGCCCACCACCGGTTGGAGGAGGCGCAGCTGGGTGTGGTCATCGTCGACGTCCCCACCCTGCGCGACTCGTCGCGCCGCTCGACGCCGCGCTACTGGCGCGACGAGCTGCGGCTGTCGCTGCAGCGCCTGCTGCTGCAGGAGGCGCACCGGATCAACGCCACGGCGCATCCGGTCGACGACCACACGTTCATGGTCACCGCCACCCGCGGGTCGCTCGTCAGCGCGACCGAGGGCTTCCGCCAACCCCCGTTCGTCGAACGGATCAAGGCCGAGTTGGGCATCTCCATCGAGGTCGGCATCGGCATGGGCCGCACCACCCAGGACGCCGAGACCCACGCGCGCGCGGCGCTGAGCCGCGCACAGGCCACGCGGCAGAGCTTCGCGGTCGACCGGGAGGGGCGGTCGCTGGTGCCCGCGCAACGTGCGCCTCAGCGGCAGTCGGCCGAACCTCTGCGCACCAAGGGCCGCGAGACCCTGCTGCGCCTCTCGGAGAAGATCGCCGAGGAGGACGGCCCGCTGGTGGTCGACGCGGAGAACGCCGGGCGCATGCTGGGCGTCACCCCGCGCACGGCCCGCCGGCTGCTGCGCACACTGGTCGAGGAGGGGCTGGCCTGGCCGCTGCCGCCCAACCGCACCCTGCAGCCGGGCCGGCCGCGCCAGCTCTACCGGCTGATCCTGGAGAAGTTGGACAAGGACAAGGCGGGCAAGTAG
- the hisC gene encoding histidinol-phosphate transaminase — translation MAEPNSPYLRDVLGTIPAYKPGRKAASPSGRSVKLSSNESPYGPLPSVIEAVTRSAADLNRYPDTAATELTGALADRFGVDEDRIALGAGSVGLLQQILEAVAEPGTEVVYAWRSFEAYPLLAGLSGADPVAVPLRGETHDLDAMAEAVTDRTRAVFVCNPNNPTGTAVRESELTAFLDRVPEHVLVVLDEAYREYVRDPQVPDGIAAFADRPNVAVLRTFSKAYGLAALRVGFMVAPPHIATAVRKTMVPFAVNHVAQAAAVASLAAEDELLERVAATVKERERVRDALLADGWELPSTEANFVWLRLGEHTASFAAAAEASGVAVRAFPGEGLRISIGTPEENDAFLEAAREFPHRNRD, via the coding sequence GTGGCTGAGCCGAATTCGCCATATCTGAGGGACGTGCTCGGAACCATCCCGGCCTACAAGCCCGGGCGGAAGGCGGCCTCGCCGAGCGGCCGCTCGGTCAAGCTCTCCTCGAACGAAAGCCCGTACGGCCCGCTGCCCTCCGTGATCGAGGCCGTGACCCGGTCGGCTGCCGACCTCAACCGCTATCCCGACACCGCCGCCACGGAGCTCACGGGAGCGCTCGCGGACCGCTTCGGGGTCGACGAAGACCGCATCGCCCTGGGCGCCGGGTCGGTCGGGCTGCTGCAGCAGATCCTGGAAGCCGTCGCCGAACCCGGCACCGAGGTCGTCTACGCGTGGCGCTCCTTCGAGGCCTACCCCCTGCTGGCGGGACTGTCGGGAGCCGACCCGGTGGCCGTGCCGCTGCGCGGCGAGACCCACGACCTCGACGCCATGGCCGAGGCCGTCACCGACCGCACGCGCGCCGTGTTCGTCTGCAACCCGAACAACCCCACCGGCACCGCCGTGCGCGAATCCGAACTGACGGCGTTTCTGGACCGGGTGCCCGAGCACGTGCTGGTGGTGCTGGACGAGGCCTACCGCGAGTACGTGCGCGACCCGCAGGTCCCCGACGGGATCGCGGCCTTCGCCGACCGCCCCAACGTCGCCGTCCTGCGCACGTTCTCCAAGGCCTACGGGCTCGCCGCGCTGCGGGTGGGGTTCATGGTGGCCCCGCCGCACATCGCCACCGCCGTGCGCAAGACGATGGTGCCGTTCGCGGTCAACCACGTCGCCCAGGCCGCCGCAGTGGCCTCGCTGGCCGCAGAGGACGAACTGCTGGAGCGCGTCGCCGCCACTGTGAAGGAGCGCGAGCGGGTGCGCGACGCGCTGCTGGCCGACGGCTGGGAACTGCCCTCGACCGAGGCCAACTTCGTGTGGCTGCGGCTGGGCGAGCACACCGCGTCCTTCGCCGCCGCGGCCGAGGCCTCGGGGGTGGCCGTGCGCGCGTTCCCCGGCGAGGGCCTGCGGATCAGCATCGGCACCCCGGAGGAGAACGACGCCTTCCTCGAAGCCGCCCGCGAGTTCCCGCACCGCAACCGCGACTGA
- a CDS encoding SigE family RNA polymerase sigma factor, whose protein sequence is MTGTAHRSRYEEFSEYVSSRGPALLRMAKSLANNGSDAEDLLQAALIKTFFAWDRIASPSARDGYVRRAMVNTQISEWRRQRMAVYPTADIPDQRVDDPTWKTDLTDTVHRAIARLPDRQRAMVVLRYYEDLTEVQIADRLGVTLGTVKSTLSRAVTKLRQDADLTIDRATT, encoded by the coding sequence GTGACGGGAACAGCACACAGGTCCAGGTACGAGGAGTTCTCCGAATACGTCAGCAGCCGCGGCCCCGCGCTCCTGCGGATGGCCAAGTCGCTGGCCAACAACGGCTCCGACGCCGAAGACCTCCTGCAGGCCGCCCTGATCAAGACGTTCTTCGCCTGGGACCGGATCGCCAGCCCCAGCGCACGCGACGGGTACGTGCGCCGCGCCATGGTCAACACCCAGATCTCCGAATGGCGCCGCCAGCGCATGGCCGTCTACCCCACCGCCGACATCCCCGACCAGCGCGTGGACGATCCGACCTGGAAGACCGACCTCACCGACACCGTCCACCGCGCCATCGCCCGCCTCCCCGACCGGCAGCGGGCCATGGTGGTGCTGCGCTACTACGAGGACCTCACCGAGGTCCAGATCGCCGATCGCCTGGGCGTGACCCTCGGCACCGTGAAGAGCACGCTCTCCCGCGCCGTCACCAAACTGCGCCAGGACGCCGACCTCACGATCGACCGCGCCACCACCTGA
- a CDS encoding helix-turn-helix domain-containing protein, translated as MASSPTLRRRRLSWRLRELREQAGLTADEVTDRAHQRGAQRWSPSKITRIERNEWIRPKVEDVEMLLDIYEVTDQDDRDACVALAKQARRRGWWVGYSDVLGRGALTGLEVEASVIRTFELAVVPGLLQTEEYARAMIRGGGITDEDEVERRVEARMMRQQILSRADAPRYWATIDEAALRKIPAAALREQVSHLLQVQRSTLRVQVLPDAAGLHAGMMGPFVIMDFPSDPIVVYIEGHTSQTFHEEPEDVERYNLLYTYVQAAALSVDDSTAFLESLLESHP; from the coding sequence TTGGCCAGCAGCCCCACACTCCGCCGGCGGCGCCTCTCCTGGCGGCTACGCGAGCTCCGGGAACAGGCCGGACTGACCGCGGACGAGGTCACCGACCGTGCCCACCAGCGGGGCGCGCAGCGCTGGTCACCGTCGAAAATCACCCGGATCGAGCGCAACGAGTGGATCCGACCCAAGGTCGAGGACGTCGAGATGCTCCTGGACATCTACGAGGTCACTGACCAGGACGACCGCGACGCCTGCGTCGCGCTGGCCAAGCAGGCTCGCCGGCGCGGCTGGTGGGTCGGATACTCGGATGTCCTCGGCCGGGGCGCACTGACCGGGCTGGAGGTCGAGGCATCGGTCATCCGAACATTCGAGCTGGCCGTAGTCCCCGGACTACTGCAGACCGAGGAGTACGCCCGAGCGATGATCCGGGGCGGCGGCATCACCGACGAGGACGAGGTCGAGCGCCGCGTGGAAGCGCGGATGATGCGCCAGCAGATCCTGTCTCGGGCGGATGCCCCGAGATACTGGGCGACGATCGACGAGGCGGCACTGCGGAAGATCCCCGCGGCCGCCCTTCGGGAGCAGGTCAGTCACCTGCTGCAGGTGCAGCGATCTACCCTGAGAGTGCAGGTACTCCCTGATGCTGCAGGGCTGCACGCGGGAATGATGGGTCCGTTCGTGATCATGGATTTCCCGTCCGACCCGATTGTGGTCTACATCGAGGGGCACACCTCACAGACTTTCCACGAGGAACCCGAGGATGTGGAGCGATACAACCTGCTCTACACCTACGTGCAGGCGGCCGCGCTCAGCGTGGACGACTCGACCGCGTTCCTCGAAAGTTTGCTGGAGTCCCACCCGTAA
- a CDS encoding DUF397 domain-containing protein encodes MPKPSQSELIFHTSSYSGPKTENCVEVAEGRETLVRDTQHRETGHLGFPAEEWQAFLDEVKASRL; translated from the coding sequence ATGCCGAAGCCGTCCCAGTCCGAGTTGATCTTCCACACGTCCAGCTACAGCGGACCCAAGACCGAGAACTGCGTCGAGGTCGCCGAGGGGCGCGAGACCCTCGTCCGCGACACGCAGCACCGCGAGACCGGCCACCTCGGTTTCCCTGCCGAGGAGTGGCAGGCATTCCTCGACGAGGTGAAGGCCAGCCGCCTGTAG
- a CDS encoding MFS transporter produces the protein MPPLALWALAIGAFAIGTTEFVVAGVLPGVVDEFGVTVSTAGYIATVYAIGVFVGAPLTAAIGTRVERKRMLATLMGLFIVGNLLTAFAPGFGTVLAGRVVASLTHGAFFGIGAVVAADLVAPTKRASAIAFMFSGLTLANVVGVPAGTVLSQHTSWRVTFGIIAVLGVIGLIGVLALVPRAAKPQGARLGPEIAALRNPQVLLAMGMTVLGFGGVFVSITYVAPMAMEVAGYSESAMTWLLVLFGLGLVAGNALGGRFADKALMPMLFVALVALSLTLFAFTWGAHSKLATAVCIFLVGGFGFATVPPLQKRVMDKAAGAPNLASAVNIGFFNLGNALGAWLGGLAIALGLGFTAPNWVGAALPVGAIGLALLSVAVDRRASRSTAPASVEHAAGKA, from the coding sequence ATGCCGCCACTCGCACTGTGGGCGCTGGCCATCGGTGCTTTCGCGATCGGGACCACGGAGTTCGTGGTCGCCGGTGTCCTGCCGGGAGTCGTCGACGAGTTCGGCGTGACCGTGTCGACAGCCGGATACATCGCCACCGTCTATGCGATCGGGGTGTTCGTCGGCGCGCCCCTGACGGCGGCCATCGGCACCCGGGTCGAACGCAAGCGGATGCTCGCGACCCTGATGGGGCTGTTCATCGTCGGCAACCTGCTGACCGCTTTCGCCCCGGGGTTCGGCACAGTGCTCGCCGGGCGCGTCGTGGCGTCGCTGACGCACGGAGCGTTCTTCGGCATCGGTGCCGTCGTCGCAGCCGACCTGGTGGCGCCCACCAAGCGGGCGAGCGCGATCGCCTTCATGTTCAGCGGATTGACGCTGGCCAACGTGGTCGGTGTCCCGGCCGGGACCGTGCTCAGCCAGCACACGAGCTGGCGGGTCACCTTCGGGATCATCGCCGTACTGGGCGTCATCGGACTGATCGGCGTCCTCGCGCTGGTCCCCCGCGCCGCCAAACCCCAGGGCGCCCGCCTCGGCCCGGAAATCGCCGCGCTCCGCAATCCCCAGGTGCTGCTGGCGATGGGGATGACGGTGCTCGGGTTCGGGGGCGTGTTCGTCTCCATCACCTACGTGGCGCCGATGGCGATGGAGGTCGCCGGCTACAGCGAGTCCGCGATGACCTGGCTGCTCGTCCTGTTCGGCCTGGGACTCGTCGCGGGCAACGCACTGGGCGGCCGGTTCGCCGACAAGGCCCTCATGCCGATGCTGTTCGTCGCGCTGGTCGCGCTCTCCCTCACCCTGTTCGCCTTCACGTGGGGCGCGCACAGCAAGCTCGCTACGGCCGTGTGCATCTTCCTCGTCGGGGGATTCGGATTCGCCACGGTGCCGCCCTTGCAGAAGCGGGTCATGGACAAGGCCGCCGGCGCCCCGAACCTCGCCTCGGCGGTCAACATCGGATTCTTCAACCTGGGCAACGCCCTGGGTGCATGGCTCGGCGGGCTCGCCATCGCCCTGGGGCTCGGTTTCACCGCCCCCAACTGGGTCGGCGCAGCCCTGCCCGTCGGGGCCATCGGGCTGGCTCTGCTGTCGGTCGCCGTGGACCGGCGCGCCAGCCGTTCCACGGCGCCCGCCTCCGTCGAGCACGCCGCTGGCAAGGCGTGA
- a CDS encoding MarR family winged helix-turn-helix transcriptional regulator produces the protein MEHSAVDEAVGAAPAQRWCALSLLHSTIEAHIEQALQSAHDLSVREFSVISALSERPDAKMRMSELSEAVVLSQSATTRVVGRLESRGVLQRVICDTDRRGIYTAVTAAGHRLLAQARPTNDTALDEVLRTAEEDPRLAFLVDALRRQDPAA, from the coding sequence ATGGAACATTCGGCCGTCGACGAGGCCGTGGGCGCGGCGCCGGCCCAGCGGTGGTGCGCCCTGTCCCTCCTCCACAGCACCATCGAGGCGCACATCGAGCAGGCGCTGCAGAGCGCCCACGACCTCAGCGTCCGGGAGTTCTCCGTCATCTCCGCGCTGAGCGAGCGCCCGGACGCGAAGATGCGGATGAGCGAGCTCTCCGAGGCCGTGGTCCTCAGTCAGAGCGCGACCACGCGCGTGGTGGGCCGGCTGGAGTCGCGCGGGGTGCTCCAACGGGTCATCTGCGACACCGACCGGCGCGGGATCTACACGGCCGTCACCGCGGCGGGCCATCGCCTGCTCGCGCAGGCGCGGCCCACCAACGACACGGCCCTGGACGAGGTCCTGCGCACCGCCGAGGAGGATCCCCGGCTCGCCTTTCTGGTCGACGCCCTGCGCCGGCAGGACCCTGCGGCGTGA
- a CDS encoding MsnO8 family LLM class oxidoreductase, which yields MTSPYSLSILDQSPIGAGATAAEALASTVDAVRHAERLGYHRYWVAEHHASPGFASVAPEVLAAAMLARTSGIRIGTGGVLLPRYPAEKVAEIFATLANLYPGRVDMGIGRAGASAHRFPEQLADLLRLLEGGSGGAPDRRLAVAPAVPPKLWLLGSGGDSAQIAGLLGSGFAFAHFLAPEAAESSLNAYRQSCLQATGERSRGSVLTVRVVTADTAEKADELAQAVLLWRVRKDVGRDLPIPSVQEARSAAWTAEERRQARLRRPALVVGTPQNVRGTLIALAEEFSADEIMINTVTRGPVERIRMYELLAEAFGLAKGPS from the coding sequence ATGACATCCCCGTATTCGCTCTCGATCCTGGACCAGTCGCCCATCGGAGCGGGCGCCACCGCCGCCGAGGCGCTCGCATCGACGGTCGACGCGGTGCGCCACGCCGAGCGGCTCGGCTACCACCGCTACTGGGTCGCCGAGCACCACGCCTCTCCCGGATTCGCCAGCGTCGCCCCGGAAGTCCTGGCCGCTGCCATGCTCGCGCGCACGAGCGGTATCCGGATCGGGACCGGTGGCGTCCTGCTGCCGAGGTACCCGGCGGAGAAGGTCGCGGAGATCTTCGCGACGCTGGCGAACCTGTACCCCGGACGTGTCGACATGGGCATCGGGCGAGCGGGCGCGTCCGCGCACCGGTTCCCGGAGCAGCTCGCCGATCTTCTCCGGTTGCTGGAGGGGGGATCCGGCGGCGCACCGGATCGGCGGCTGGCCGTAGCTCCAGCGGTCCCGCCGAAGCTGTGGCTGCTGGGCAGCGGCGGGGACTCGGCACAGATCGCCGGCCTGCTCGGGAGCGGATTCGCGTTCGCGCACTTCCTCGCCCCCGAAGCCGCCGAGAGCAGCCTCAACGCGTATCGGCAGAGCTGCCTGCAGGCCACCGGCGAACGCTCCCGTGGAAGCGTGCTGACCGTACGGGTGGTCACCGCCGACACCGCGGAGAAGGCCGACGAGCTGGCGCAGGCGGTGCTGCTGTGGCGGGTGCGCAAAGACGTGGGCAGGGACCTGCCGATCCCGTCGGTGCAGGAGGCCCGGAGCGCGGCCTGGACCGCGGAGGAACGCCGGCAGGCTCGGCTGCGCCGTCCCGCATTGGTCGTCGGCACACCGCAGAACGTCCGCGGCACCCTCATCGCCCTCGCCGAGGAGTTCTCCGCCGACGAGATCATGATCAACACCGTCACCCGCGGGCCCGTGGAGCGTATACGCATGTACGAACTCTTGGCAGAGGCGTTCGGCCTGGCGAAGGGGCCTTCCTGA
- a CDS encoding alpha/beta hydrolase fold domain-containing protein, whose translation MTQGHPGGRTPDRAMPVGGGGWETVEIAGADGPVPARVHMPRRTPVGWLVWAHGGSWHGGSAKGWHHATAEFAQLAECVVVSVDYRLAPHHSHPAPVDDVLAALAWVRGRAEQDGTPAPIAVGGDSAGGTIAAAAALAARDGGERLDAQVLAYPPLDPECRAESYRGSDAFPGAEWLRASWRGYRGSSPTVVRRDRTLHSTPLDTDHLTGVATAILAVGADDPVLGDVTGYARLLRTWGAAVDLHVLPATGHGVFLAPSGSVARLRSRLAAALHALFAGSAEGAHR comes from the coding sequence GTGACGCAGGGACACCCCGGCGGCCGCACCCCCGACCGGGCCATGCCGGTCGGGGGCGGCGGCTGGGAAACCGTCGAGATCGCCGGGGCGGACGGGCCGGTGCCGGCGCGCGTGCACATGCCGCGTCGCACCCCCGTCGGCTGGCTGGTCTGGGCGCACGGCGGGAGTTGGCACGGCGGGTCGGCCAAAGGATGGCACCATGCGACCGCCGAGTTCGCGCAGCTCGCCGAGTGCGTCGTGGTCAGCGTCGACTACCGGCTCGCTCCGCACCACTCCCACCCCGCCCCCGTGGACGACGTCCTGGCCGCTCTCGCATGGGTCCGCGGTCGGGCGGAGCAGGACGGCACGCCCGCGCCCATAGCGGTGGGCGGAGACAGCGCGGGCGGCACGATCGCGGCCGCCGCCGCGCTCGCGGCGCGCGACGGAGGTGAGCGCCTCGATGCGCAGGTGCTGGCCTATCCGCCTCTCGACCCCGAGTGCCGAGCCGAGTCCTACCGGGGATCCGACGCGTTTCCCGGCGCCGAGTGGCTGCGCGCCTCGTGGCGCGGGTACCGGGGGTCGTCGCCGACCGTGGTCCGGCGTGACCGGACGCTGCACTCCACCCCGCTGGACACGGACCACCTCACCGGGGTGGCCACAGCGATCCTCGCGGTGGGTGCCGACGACCCGGTGCTGGGCGACGTGACCGGCTACGCCCGGCTCCTGCGGACCTGGGGCGCCGCAGTCGACCTGCACGTCCTGCCCGCGACCGGCCACGGCGTATTCCTCGCTCCCAGCGGCAGCGTCGCCCGGCTGAGGAGCCGGCTGGCAGCCGCGCTGCACGCGCTGTTCGCCGGATCGGCGGAAGGCGCACACCGATGA
- a CDS encoding MFS transporter → MTPRMKVILVVLLSAQFMLAVDFSILNVALPIIGEGLGFTLANLQWITTSFALCAAGFTLLFGRVADLFGRKRLFLGALAVLGISSLVGGFAPTPEVLIAARVFQGLATAAMTPAGLSLLTTSFPEGPLRDKALGLNGALMSAGFTSGAILGGLLTDLLSWRWAFFINVPVVVVVLIVAPLVINDSRMNDRPKLDMPGALLVTGGLLAVVFGLTQAGEAGWGSTVALGSLALGAVLLAAFYAVERKVAAPLVPLQVLGRRTVAWGNIAGLVAFLTETSLVFLLTLYLQNVLGFTPMAAGLSFAVLGLGTVLGGVFAPRVIGWTSAKSTLLIGGIVQAAATFALLALGTDQATMWLLLLGTFVGGVGNMFVIVGFMVTATSGLPDHEQGLATGLATMTQQVGITMGTPIMSAIANSAMVGAGVVAILDGLSVAIAANATIVLLGVLASAFFLRGKQKAAA, encoded by the coding sequence ATGACACCCAGGATGAAGGTCATCCTGGTGGTGCTGCTTTCCGCGCAGTTCATGCTCGCCGTGGACTTCTCCATCCTGAACGTGGCACTGCCGATCATCGGCGAGGGCCTCGGGTTCACCCTGGCGAACCTCCAATGGATCACGACGTCCTTCGCGCTGTGCGCGGCCGGGTTCACGCTGCTGTTCGGGCGGGTCGCCGACCTCTTCGGCCGCAAGCGGCTGTTCCTGGGCGCCCTGGCCGTCCTGGGGATCTCCTCCCTCGTCGGCGGCTTCGCGCCCACCCCTGAGGTCCTCATCGCCGCCCGCGTCTTCCAAGGGCTGGCGACCGCGGCCATGACTCCGGCGGGCCTCTCGCTGCTGACCACGTCTTTCCCGGAGGGACCGCTCCGGGACAAGGCACTCGGCCTCAACGGCGCCCTGATGTCGGCCGGTTTCACCAGCGGCGCGATCCTCGGCGGGCTGCTGACCGACCTGCTGTCCTGGCGCTGGGCGTTCTTCATCAACGTCCCCGTCGTCGTGGTCGTGCTGATCGTCGCGCCTCTCGTGATCAACGATTCCCGCATGAACGACCGGCCCAAGCTGGACATGCCGGGCGCGCTGCTGGTGACCGGCGGACTGCTGGCCGTCGTCTTCGGCCTCACCCAGGCCGGTGAAGCGGGGTGGGGATCGACCGTCGCGCTGGGTTCACTCGCGCTCGGGGCTGTGCTGCTCGCGGCCTTCTACGCCGTGGAACGCAAGGTCGCCGCACCCCTCGTGCCCCTTCAGGTGCTGGGCCGGCGAACGGTCGCCTGGGGAAACATCGCCGGCCTCGTCGCGTTCCTGACCGAGACTTCACTGGTCTTCCTGCTCACGCTCTACCTGCAGAACGTGTTGGGCTTCACCCCGATGGCGGCGGGCCTGTCCTTCGCGGTACTCGGGTTGGGAACGGTTCTCGGCGGTGTGTTCGCCCCCCGGGTCATCGGATGGACGTCTGCGAAGAGCACCCTGCTGATCGGCGGCATCGTCCAGGCCGCCGCGACCTTCGCCCTGCTCGCGCTGGGGACCGACCAGGCGACGATGTGGCTGCTGCTGCTCGGCACGTTCGTGGGCGGAGTGGGCAACATGTTCGTGATCGTCGGGTTCATGGTCACCGCCACCTCCGGCCTGCCGGACCACGAACAGGGGCTGGCCACCGGGCTCGCCACCATGACCCAGCAGGTCGGAATCACCATGGGAACGCCGATCATGAGCGCGATCGCGAACTCGGCGATGGTCGGCGCCGGGGTCGTCGCGATCCTGGACGGCCTGAGCGTCGCGATCGCCGCCAACGCGACGATCGTCCTCCTCGGCGTCTTGGCGAGTGCGTTCTTCCTGCGCGGCAAGCAGAAGGCCGCCGCGTGA
- a CDS encoding helix-turn-helix domain-containing protein — MPSELGDFLKGRRAALRPEDVGLAAYGERRRVPGLRREELCMLAGVSVTHYTRLEQGRTNSASPDLLNAIARALRLNEDESAHLRNLASPPPAVRPAPSRPEQASPSARQLISAMADVPALVLDRRNDVLAWNSLGHALLAGHLEFGCVKVSAQRPNLTRLLFLDEHFQDLYVNWAEEATLAVASLRLIAGRHPDDRRLAELVGQLTMQSHAFAERWNRHPVRTCTSGAKRMHHPSVGRMELAFETLQIPGSPGQRIIAYSAEPASGSEAALRLLASTVADAAQDGRTRDGSRNPEAARRR, encoded by the coding sequence ATGCCGTCAGAACTCGGCGACTTCCTCAAAGGCCGGCGGGCGGCCCTGCGCCCCGAAGACGTCGGATTGGCGGCGTACGGCGAGCGGCGCCGCGTTCCGGGACTGCGCCGGGAAGAGCTGTGCATGCTCGCCGGGGTGAGCGTCACGCACTACACGCGGCTGGAGCAGGGCCGCACCAACAGCGCGTCCCCGGACCTCCTCAACGCGATCGCCCGAGCCCTGCGGCTGAACGAGGACGAGAGCGCCCACCTGAGGAACCTGGCCTCTCCGCCTCCCGCCGTCCGGCCCGCGCCGTCCCGCCCCGAGCAGGCCAGCCCTTCGGCCCGGCAGCTGATCAGCGCCATGGCGGACGTGCCGGCGCTGGTGCTCGACCGGCGCAACGATGTGCTCGCCTGGAACTCCCTCGGGCACGCGCTGCTCGCCGGCCATCTGGAGTTCGGATGCGTGAAGGTGTCCGCGCAGCGGCCGAACCTGACACGTCTGCTCTTTCTGGACGAACACTTCCAGGACCTGTACGTCAACTGGGCCGAGGAGGCCACCCTCGCCGTCGCGTCGCTGCGGCTGATCGCCGGACGCCACCCCGACGACCGGCGGCTCGCCGAGCTCGTCGGCCAGCTCACCATGCAGAGCCACGCCTTCGCGGAACGGTGGAACCGCCATCCGGTCCGCACCTGCACCTCCGGCGCCAAACGCATGCACCACCCCAGCGTCGGGCGGATGGAGCTCGCCTTCGAGACACTGCAGATCCCCGGCAGCCCCGGGCAGCGCATCATCGCCTACAGCGCCGAGCCGGCCAGCGGGTCCGAGGCCGCCCTGCGGCTTCTCGCCTCCACCGTGGCAGACGCCGCACAGGACGGGCGGACGCGCGACGGGTCCAGGAATCCGGAAGCGGCCCGGCGGCGGTGA